From a single Canis lupus baileyi chromosome 14, mCanLup2.hap1, whole genome shotgun sequence genomic region:
- the GLI4 gene encoding zinc finger protein GLI4 isoform X1 — MCSSWGGEELRAWPWHLRPELCPRVQVQACTFSAIFTYKEHPFQPEKSRPPPPPSWPQNNTPWKARPSSVVSRSGPGWGPPLRHSKPIPCCVPASLEVPRVGGHSGRVPQNGTPRAGVGDSPASTQGFQRWWQPMGGPGRGTCGCRSQKAHVLGTARPWGGAGSVWKALVALAGTHPRPQSRAAKRCPGAPQGRLSHGCTPVSQVPRPLGRTGPAGGRGGAWCEEQVAFYRQLNEARARLGGGGDEPPSPVPPDSPGCSPEVPSQPLQEEELSDLDLQDVEEVQIGRDTCWPDSEAEPAQAASSPRPRRPEDQVDQAGGALRTLLRSLPRRPKCGDRFGQEASLERPAGHQPPGPAPRPQQSGPWCTTLRAPGASGMAGEPARAAELGGGRDAGPGARQGGPRGGKPHRCEACGKSFKYKSLLLKHQRIHTGEKPYACHECGKRFRGWSGFIQHHRIHTGEKPYECGQCGRAFSHSSHFTQHLRIHNGEKPYKCGECGQAFSQSSNLVRHQRLHTGEKPYACSQCGKAFIWSSVLIEHQRIHTGEKPYECGDCGKAFRGRSHFFRHLRTHTGEKPFACGACGKAFGQSSQLIQHQRVHYRE; from the exons ATGTGCagctcctggggtggggaggagctgcGTGCCTGGCCTTGGCACCTGAGACCTGAACTCTGTCCCCGTGTCCAGGTCCAAGCATGCACTTTCTCTGCCATTTTCACCTACAAAGAGCACCCCTTCCAGCCAGAAAagtcccgtcccccccccccgccctcatGGCCCCAGAACAACACCCCCTGGAAGGCCCGCCCCAGCAGCGTGGTGTCCAGGAGCGGCCCAGGCTGGGGGCCTCCCCTGAGGCACAGCAAGCCTATCCCGTGCTGCGTCCCAGCCTCCCTGGAGGTGCCCAGGGTTGGGGGACACAGTGGGCGGGTGCCTCAGAATGGCACCCCAAGAGCAGGTGTGGGGGACAGCCCAGCCAGCACCCAGGGCTTTCAGAGATGGTGGCAACCGATGGGGGGGCCAGGGAGAGGAACGTGTGGATGTCGCAGCCAGAAAGCTCACGTTCTTGGGACTGCCCGACCCTGGGGAGGTGCTGGGAGCGTTTGGAAGGCTCTGGTGGCTCTTGCTGGgacacacccccgcccccagtccAGAGCAGCCAAGCGGTGCCCTGGGGCCCCTCAGGGAAGGCTGTCCCATGGCTGCACCCCTGTCTCCCAAGTGCCTCGACCCTTGGGACGCACGGGACCAGCAGGAGGGCGAGGAGGTGCGTGGTGTGAGGAGCAGGTGGCGTTCTACAGGCAGCTGAACGAGGCCCGGGCTAgattgggaggagggggagatgaGCCCCCGTCCCCTGTGCCCCCAGACTCCCCTGGCTGCAGCCCTGAGGTGCCCTCCCAGCCACTGCAGGAGGAGGAGCTGTCCGACCTGGATCTCCAAGATGTGGAGGAGGTCCAGATTGGCAGAGATACCTGCTGGCCAG ACTCGGAGGCAGAACCCGCGCAGGCCGCGTCgtctccccgcccccgccgccccgaggACCAGGTGGACCAGGCCGGGGGGGCCCTGAGGACCCTTCTGAGGAGCCTGCCCCGTAGACCCAAGTGTGGGGACCGCTTTGGGCAGGAGGCCAGCCTGGAGCGGCCCGCAGGCCACCAGCCTCCgggcccggcgccccgcccccagcagagCGGCCCCTGGTGCACGACGCTGCGCGCCCCCGGGGCCTCCGGGATGGCGGGGGAGCCCGCGCGGGCCGCGGAGCTGGGGGGCGGCCGGgacgcggggcccggggcgcggcaGGGGGGCCCGCGGGGCGGGAAGCCACACCGCTGCGAGGCCTGCGGCAAGAGCTTCAAGTACAAGTCGCTGCTGCTCAAGCACCAGCGCATCCACACGGGCGAGAAGCCGTACGCGTGCCACGAGTGCGGGAAGCGCTTCCGCGGCTGGTCGGGCTTCATCCAGCACCACCGCATCCACACGGGCGAGAAGCCGTACGAGTGCGGCCAGTGCGGCCGCGCCTTCAGCCACAGCTCGCACTTCACGCAGCACCTGCGCATCCACAACGGCGAGAAGCCCTACAAGTGCGGCGAGTGCGGCCAGGCCTTCAGCCAGAGCTCCAACCTGGTGCGGCACCAGCGGCTGCACACGGGCGAGAAGCCGTACGCCTGCAGCCAGTGCGGCAAGGCCTTCATCTGGAGCTCCGTGCTCATCGAGCACCAGCGCATCCACACCGGCGAGAAGCCCTACGAGTGCGGCGACTGCGGCAAGGCCTTCCGCGGCCGCTCGCACTTCTTCCGGCACCTGCGGACGCACACGGGCGAGAAGCCCTTCGCCTGCGGCGCCTGCGGCAAGGCCTTCGGCCAGAGCTCGCAGCTCATCCAGCACCAGAGGGTCCACTACCGGGAGTAG